A region of Moorena producens PAL-8-15-08-1 DNA encodes the following proteins:
- a CDS encoding CmcI family methyltransferase: MSTENIFKQESLNSKRFVKISEREDRCDIPKSIWRPLTENAYLQTWKGVIIDKDPTQIAVYPMLIYELRPKTIIELGTLKGGSAIWLADNLELFGIEGQVHSLDIDLSQLDDKAKADSRIHFLEGDCNNISTALPPEMLSNLEHPWLVIEDAHVNMVGVVEYFHCHGLQSGDYLIVEDTNKFMWEVWWDWHDKEYIERGVRKMDDFRNWLMKHEEDYDIDTFYQDMYGYNGSKNWNSFLKKV, from the coding sequence ATGTCTACTGAAAATATATTTAAACAAGAAAGCCTAAATAGTAAGCGGTTTGTTAAGATATCCGAGCGAGAAGATAGGTGCGATATTCCCAAGTCTATTTGGAGACCTTTGACAGAAAACGCCTACTTGCAAACATGGAAAGGGGTCATTATCGATAAAGACCCCACCCAAATTGCAGTTTATCCAATGCTCATCTATGAACTTCGCCCGAAAACAATTATTGAACTAGGCACTCTCAAGGGTGGCAGTGCAATTTGGTTGGCAGATAATTTAGAATTATTTGGCATAGAAGGTCAGGTTCATTCTTTAGATATCGATCTTTCTCAGCTTGATGACAAAGCAAAAGCAGACTCTAGAATTCATTTTTTAGAAGGCGATTGTAACAACATCAGTACTGCTTTACCTCCTGAGATGCTTTCAAATCTAGAGCATCCTTGGCTGGTAATAGAGGATGCTCATGTAAACATGGTTGGAGTTGTTGAATATTTCCATTGTCACGGTTTGCAAAGTGGAGACTACTTGATTGTCGAAGATACTAACAAATTTATGTGGGAGGTTTGGTGGGATTGGCATGACAAAGAATATATTGAACGAGGAGTGCGGAAAATGGATGACTTTAGAAATTGGTTAATGAAACATGAAGAAGATTATGATATCGATACCTTTTATCAAGATATGTATGGTTACAATGGATCGAAAAATTGGAATTCTTTTTTAAAAAAAGTCTAA
- a CDS encoding aromatic ring-hydroxylating oxygenase subunit alpha: protein MANVDQVLIDDWYVVARIEDCPPNSIKSVRLLGEDLVLWRGSTSESPILAWQDRCPHRGTRLSLGKIVDDTFTCKYHGWAYNSAGQCVNIPSSGAQRPPTSICIKTYQCQECWGLVWVSLGNPSHDIPPFPEWDDPHYRKIYFGTHSHHFYSSPFRVFESIFDTSHFSFVHPGSLGTDTQPEVREQIVEVKADSITIGNMEITQSSIGSTGIDSRVSYTYKIYPPLTLYGYKESIKGKMTFLNTVTPIDEEESLVWGQLAMNYGHEIPKLEIAQFYDEAMSQDIPVVGSQRPKLLPLLSQNDSNTPWTSEVHAPCDQASIAYRRWLKKLGITYGVC from the coding sequence ATGGCAAATGTCGATCAAGTCCTAATTGACGATTGGTATGTCGTAGCAAGAATAGAAGACTGTCCGCCTAATAGCATCAAGTCAGTTCGTTTGTTAGGAGAAGACTTAGTGTTGTGGCGCGGTAGTACTTCTGAATCACCAATACTAGCGTGGCAGGATCGCTGCCCTCACAGAGGGACTCGTCTTTCTCTAGGAAAGATAGTTGATGATACCTTCACCTGTAAGTATCATGGTTGGGCTTATAATTCTGCGGGTCAGTGCGTAAACATTCCCTCATCTGGCGCACAGCGACCACCAACAAGTATATGCATAAAGACTTATCAATGTCAGGAATGCTGGGGTCTAGTGTGGGTCAGCTTAGGAAATCCTTCCCATGATATACCACCATTTCCAGAGTGGGATGACCCACATTACCGAAAAATTTATTTCGGTACGCACTCACACCACTTTTATTCCAGTCCGTTTCGGGTTTTTGAAAGTATTTTTGATACGTCTCATTTCTCTTTCGTACATCCGGGTTCTTTGGGAACAGATACACAACCAGAAGTACGAGAACAGATAGTTGAAGTAAAGGCGGATAGTATTACCATAGGTAATATGGAAATTACTCAATCTAGCATCGGTAGCACTGGTATTGACAGTCGAGTAAGTTACACTTATAAAATTTATCCTCCTTTAACTCTGTACGGGTATAAAGAATCTATCAAAGGTAAAATGACTTTCCTAAATACTGTGACCCCCATTGATGAAGAAGAATCTTTAGTATGGGGGCAACTTGCCATGAATTATGGACATGAAATACCAAAGTTGGAGATAGCGCAATTTTATGATGAAGCTATGAGTCAAGATATTCCCGTGGTGGGGTCACAACGCCCAAAACTTCTACCTCTACTATCCCAAAATGACTCTAATACGCCATGGACTTCAGAAGTTCATGCTCCATGCGATCAAGCCTCTATCGCCTATCGTCGATGGCTTAAGAAGTTGGGAATTACCTACGGAGTTTGTTGA
- a CDS encoding phytanoyl-CoA dioxygenase family protein yields the protein MTNSNILSSVSSEIRTTRPLSQEQVAQYHEDGFVIIPKFFDVEELEPVRKACEEDPTIKGSESNFVDSKGHSNQLAYWTELGNSLLGVIPRLARMVDSVELLLGGKECYHWHSKVVKKRAYSKGFIEWHQGYGSWYYDSCLFPDFVSVFIAVDANTRENGCVQIVKKSHLMGRIDHALLGEAFNADPIRMKEILEKLEVVHAETKPGDTILMHANTIHASGENLTDRSRTNIVCHYNSASNEPVDLKNQEHHQYKALKKLPDSWVSDGKYNSVFDTQEFLKAGESYGSLISREGMK from the coding sequence ATGACTAATTCAAATATTTTATCAAGCGTTAGTTCAGAAATACGCACAACTCGCCCTCTATCCCAAGAACAGGTCGCTCAATACCATGAAGACGGATTTGTGATTATCCCTAAATTCTTTGATGTAGAAGAACTTGAACCAGTAAGGAAGGCTTGTGAAGAAGACCCAACGATAAAAGGATCAGAGTCTAATTTTGTTGATAGTAAGGGTCATAGCAACCAGTTAGCTTACTGGACAGAACTAGGTAATTCTTTACTTGGTGTTATTCCCCGATTAGCTCGAATGGTGGACTCAGTTGAACTTTTATTAGGAGGTAAAGAGTGCTATCACTGGCATTCAAAAGTGGTCAAAAAAAGAGCTTACTCCAAGGGTTTTATTGAATGGCATCAAGGTTATGGTTCTTGGTATTATGATAGCTGTTTATTCCCAGACTTCGTAAGTGTTTTTATTGCGGTTGACGCAAATACTAGAGAAAATGGCTGTGTTCAAATTGTTAAAAAGTCACACTTAATGGGACGTATTGACCATGCTTTGCTTGGCGAAGCTTTTAATGCCGATCCCATTCGCATGAAAGAAATCTTGGAAAAACTCGAAGTTGTTCATGCAGAGACGAAACCAGGCGATACTATATTGATGCATGCCAACACTATACATGCTTCTGGAGAAAACCTCACCGATCGATCTCGAACTAATATTGTCTGTCATTATAATTCCGCATCAAATGAGCCTGTAGATTTAAAAAATCAAGAACACCATCAATATAAAGCTCTAAAAAAACTACCTGACTCTTGGGTTTCGGATGGCAAATATAACTCTGTGTTCGATACTCAAGAGTTTCTAAAAGCAGGAGAATCTTATGGAAGTCTAATCTCCAGAGAAGGAATGAAATAA
- a CDS encoding class I SAM-dependent DNA methyltransferase produces the protein MVEEQAKDFLETRPWLSGICDSQSTEELKTKYDSWAKSYDADVGEDWSFMPANIAQTLSKLLPKKDATILDAGAGTGLVGEALSQQGYTNLTAADLSEKMLAIAKERQVYKALHQCNLEDSQIFSNSVTFEAIIAAGVFAYAHAGVKVLNNLFGFLKEEGIFLLTIREDYRREMQTALEQLPWTLVSEEGFPIYDEAKLMYLLAFKKERF, from the coding sequence ATGGTAGAAGAACAAGCCAAGGATTTTTTAGAAACAAGACCTTGGTTATCTGGGATTTGTGATAGCCAAAGTACTGAAGAATTAAAAACTAAGTACGATAGTTGGGCGAAAAGCTACGATGCAGATGTAGGAGAAGATTGGTCTTTTATGCCTGCTAACATAGCACAAACATTAAGCAAACTGCTTCCTAAGAAAGATGCCACAATCTTAGATGCTGGTGCTGGGACAGGGTTAGTGGGTGAAGCCTTATCCCAACAGGGATATACTAATCTTACTGCTGCGGATTTGTCAGAAAAAATGCTAGCGATCGCTAAAGAGAGACAAGTCTACAAGGCTCTCCATCAGTGTAATCTAGAAGATTCCCAAATTTTTAGCAATTCAGTAACTTTTGAGGCTATTATTGCTGCAGGAGTTTTTGCTTATGCCCATGCTGGTGTTAAGGTATTAAACAATCTATTCGGCTTTTTAAAGGAAGAAGGAATTTTTTTATTAACCATACGAGAAGACTATCGCCGTGAAATGCAGACAGCCTTAGAGCAATTACCGTGGACACTAGTTAGTGAAGAGGGTTTTCCGATATATGATGAAGCCAAGTTGATGTATCTTCTTGCTTTCAAAAAGGAGCGATTTTAA
- a CDS encoding DegT/DnrJ/EryC1/StrS family aminotransferase, translated as MNQPSSAYKLIASHNQDVQVSLYTPAHQGIAQNSVRLSQEIYQYDVPFLTRPRTESIEKHFSEMYGTKHTFWLTGGGTQGVLTACALLGTQYKRVAIALNSHIATINGIILAGLEPYFIPSVSLMPTTSEVISALETSGVSALLLTHPSYEGITIDIGKIADYCRVRDIALAVDEAHGSHFPFLDEQWQSAIAFKADIVTHSMHKYTGSLVQTALLHLPTDSRFSIEQVMGVMPLFETTTRSNLLMLSIEDAIKKGYSEEGQALFWQAIGECDRLRSQLDNYGKVLTYDAQVSDPLKIYLKSDRTTGEELAELLYESGIDGEFAGEEGLLLIFSFHHNQQDFQFMRETLAAIVPILREKAPKDTLPDSSFCRRPQMRTLPKDAFFSRKEKLPIGQALGKISSCCIKKVPPGSPILIPGEEVTNWHLQRLSPDTVVEVVGE; from the coding sequence ATGAATCAACCTTCTTCTGCTTATAAGCTCATCGCATCTCATAATCAGGATGTTCAGGTGAGTCTTTATACTCCTGCCCACCAAGGAATTGCTCAAAATAGCGTACGCCTGAGTCAAGAAATCTATCAATATGATGTGCCGTTTCTGACTCGCCCTCGCACTGAGAGCATCGAAAAACATTTCTCTGAAATGTATGGCACTAAACATACCTTTTGGCTAACTGGGGGAGGGACTCAAGGGGTTTTAACGGCTTGTGCTTTATTGGGTACTCAGTACAAACGAGTGGCGATCGCTCTTAACAGTCATATTGCCACCATCAACGGCATCATTTTAGCAGGATTAGAGCCTTATTTTATTCCTTCTGTGTCTTTGATGCCCACTACCTCCGAGGTTATTTCTGCATTAGAAACCAGTGGCGTATCGGCTTTGTTACTAACTCATCCGAGTTATGAAGGGATAACTATTGATATTGGGAAGATAGCTGATTACTGTCGCGTACGCGATATTGCTTTAGCAGTAGATGAAGCCCACGGTAGTCATTTTCCCTTTCTGGACGAACAATGGCAATCGGCGATCGCATTTAAGGCAGATATCGTCACCCATAGTATGCACAAATATACGGGGAGTTTGGTACAGACGGCTTTATTGCATTTACCAACTGACTCTAGGTTTAGTATTGAACAAGTTATGGGGGTGATGCCTTTATTTGAAACCACTACCCGCAGTAACCTGTTAATGCTGAGCATTGAAGATGCGATTAAGAAGGGGTATTCTGAGGAAGGTCAAGCTTTATTTTGGCAAGCTATTGGTGAATGCGATCGCCTGCGTAGTCAATTGGATAATTACGGCAAGGTGTTAACGTATGATGCCCAAGTTAGCGATCCGCTGAAAATCTATTTAAAAAGCGATCGCACTACAGGGGAAGAGTTAGCAGAGCTGTTGTACGAAAGCGGGATTGATGGGGAATTTGCTGGTGAGGAGGGATTGTTATTAATTTTCTCTTTCCATCACAATCAACAAGATTTCCAATTTATGAGAGAAACCTTAGCAGCAATTGTGCCGATTCTGAGGGAAAAAGCACCAAAAGATACTTTACCTGACAGTTCCTTTTGCCGTCGCCCTCAAATGAGGACTTTACCTAAAGATGCTTTCTTTAGCCGGAAAGAAAAGTTACCCATTGGGCAAGCATTAGGTAAGATAAGTAGTTGCTGTATCAAGAAAGTTCCCCCAGGGAGTCCAATTTTGATACCAGGAGAAGAAGTGACTAATTGGCACCTGCAACGTTTATCTCCTGATACTGTGGTTGAAGTAGTGGGGGAGTGA
- a CDS encoding DUF3326 domain-containing protein: MTQVYTKDFEIQCSPSQRTWIEISQKIAALPLPGVPIRLILTKVEGDTLTFESSFIDTDRKPVWSSLLDINIRQRVSNQPFVAVSIIPTGVRAEIGGFAGDATPSTNLLATACDYLVTNPNAVTASDIYFGQDNVLYLEGNLICQLLLGNIGVIPQKRKNIAAIIEKPRDERFLNNVINALNGLRAVGGINIDPVVVTGGPVETACTYSQYGNASGEFKGMDELMKALDVVENSSARAVALMTTLEVDDKIRQAYYRGESIPNPWGGAEAIMTHMLTNFYPFTAAHAPLLLEWEHTGFGKLVDPRDGAELISSAYVCSPLNGLINSPRPVRFDTPVAAGETRISVENVSAVVMPETTVGNIPFLASLDQGVPVILVKDNTTKYDITPERLQIETKGNPIYRVNSYMEATGLLLALRNGIAVESTIRPMPQLQPIFL, from the coding sequence ATGACCCAAGTCTATACCAAAGATTTTGAAATCCAATGCTCTCCCTCACAGCGCACCTGGATAGAAATTTCCCAAAAAATTGCTGCGCTTCCCTTACCAGGTGTTCCCATTCGCTTGATTTTAACTAAGGTTGAAGGAGATACGCTTACCTTTGAATCCAGCTTTATCGATACAGACAGAAAGCCGGTTTGGTCATCGTTACTAGACATTAATATTCGTCAACGGGTTTCTAACCAACCGTTTGTAGCAGTTAGTATTATTCCCACCGGAGTCAGAGCAGAAATTGGTGGTTTTGCCGGAGATGCGACTCCTAGTACCAATCTGTTAGCGACCGCTTGTGACTATCTGGTCACCAATCCCAATGCCGTTACTGCGTCGGATATCTATTTCGGTCAGGATAATGTGCTTTATCTGGAAGGGAATCTGATTTGTCAGTTACTACTGGGTAATATTGGGGTTATTCCTCAGAAGCGCAAAAACATTGCAGCGATTATTGAAAAACCAAGAGATGAGCGATTTTTAAATAATGTTATTAATGCTCTCAATGGCTTGCGTGCTGTAGGGGGAATTAATATCGACCCTGTAGTCGTAACTGGTGGCCCAGTGGAAACCGCCTGTACCTATTCCCAGTATGGTAATGCTTCCGGGGAATTTAAAGGTATGGACGAGTTGATGAAGGCTCTAGATGTGGTGGAAAATTCTTCCGCTAGGGCGGTGGCTTTAATGACCACTTTGGAAGTAGACGATAAAATTCGTCAAGCTTACTACCGAGGGGAATCTATCCCCAATCCTTGGGGCGGTGCGGAAGCAATTATGACCCACATGCTCACTAATTTCTATCCCTTTACTGCTGCCCATGCTCCCTTATTATTGGAGTGGGAACATACGGGATTTGGTAAATTAGTAGACCCTAGGGATGGAGCAGAATTAATTTCCAGTGCCTATGTTTGTTCCCCTCTCAATGGTTTAATCAACTCTCCCCGTCCGGTAAGGTTTGATACTCCCGTAGCAGCAGGGGAAACCAGGATATCCGTAGAGAATGTTTCGGCGGTGGTAATGCCAGAAACAACAGTGGGAAATATTCCGTTCTTAGCGTCTTTAGACCAAGGTGTGCCAGTAATTTTAGTCAAAGATAATACCACTAAGTACGATATTACTCCTGAAAGATTGCAAATTGAAACTAAAGGCAACCCGATATATCGTGTCAATAGCTACATGGAGGCAACGGGATTACTGTTAGCGTTACGTAATGGTATTGCAGTGGAAAGTACAATTCGCCCAATGCCGCAACTTCAGCCAATTTTTCTGTAG